One segment of Salvelinus fontinalis isolate EN_2023a chromosome 42, ASM2944872v1, whole genome shotgun sequence DNA contains the following:
- the LOC129841071 gene encoding uncharacterized protein LOC129841071 translates to MALGGGGQLSKFLHKCITINPQPSTPSTSPIPCSSTSPIPCSSTSPIPCSSTSPIPCSSTSPSHIPDPIHSPIHCPAQPQPHPLSSPAPANVQPSPSQCPAQPQPQPMSSPAAANVQCSPSQCPAQPQPMSSAAPANVQRSPSQCPAQPQPMSSAAPANVQRSPSQCPAQPQPMSSAAPANVQRSPSQCPAQPQPMSSAAPAIAIPLET, encoded by the exons ATGGCGTTGGGTGGCGGAGGGCAA TTGAGCAAATTTCTCCACAAATGCATCACCATCAACCCCCAGCCCTCAACTCCCAGCACCAGCCCCATCCCCTGCTCCAGCACCAGCCCCATCCCCTGCTCCAGCACCAGCCCCATCCCCTGCTCCAGCACCAGCCCCATCCCCTGCTCCAGCACCAGTCCCAGCCACATCCCCGATCCAATCCACAGCCCCATCCACTGTCCAGCGCAGCCCCAGCCCCATCCACTGTCCAGCCCAGCCCCAGCCAATGTCCAGCCCAGCCCCAGCCAATGTCCAGcgcagccccagccccagccaatGTCCAGCCCAGCCGCAGCCAATGTCCAGTGCAGCCCCAGCCAATGTCCAGCGCAGCCCCAGCCAATGTCCAGCGCAGCCCCAGCCAATGTCCAGCGCAGCCCCAGCCAATGTCCAGCCCAGCCGCAGCCAATGTCCAGCGCAGCCCCAGCCAATGTCCAGCGCAGCCCCAGCCAATGTCCAGCGCAGCCCCAGCCAATGTCCAGCGCAGCCCCAGCCAATGTCCAGCGCAGCCCCAGCCAATGTCCAGCGCAGCCCCAGCCAATGTCCAGCGCAGCCCCAGCCATAGCGATACCACTGGAGACGTAG